A part of Microbulbifer salipaludis genomic DNA contains:
- a CDS encoding type VI secretion system contractile sheath domain-containing protein, with the protein MKVAILGDFSGRGSGKRCDPGSIATRRAYPLRKDNFELLFEQLQVSIRLPLMEQPLHLLEFDDLHPDYLYQRVPLFKKFIELEKQLLTPADFSRAADEIQQWRPELAALDPSAHHTAGGLSARSMLDAILSGQAYQKEYQSSATGQIDQLIKDIVAPYVQQKPDVNQGVYLEAVAQAASEAMRKIMHHSDFRQIEASWRSLHLLLRRLEDHPGLELHLIDVSKEEILADLSQAEDDLEKSQLFQRLVTGEAVAGGVPYNLILGDFFIEDQERDLHMLIDLATIAEAAGSALLMGGDSRLAGCASLAGSMDPDDWHYPLSEEFASSWQAVREYDACAHIALAAPRFMLRLPYGADTARTEIFKFEELTPELGHQYYLWGNGAYLLALSLCSEFVARGQPAVIASDIYSDLPLHLRRLPQGQWMTPCAEALMTDAGATRFQSAGLSTLRSVQGRDQIVLPKLQSLAGTPLCGPWS; encoded by the coding sequence TTGAAGGTTGCGATACTGGGCGACTTCAGTGGCCGAGGCAGTGGTAAGCGATGTGACCCCGGCAGCATTGCCACGCGCAGGGCTTATCCGCTACGCAAAGATAATTTTGAACTGTTGTTCGAACAGTTACAGGTAAGTATCCGCCTTCCGCTCATGGAGCAGCCGTTACACCTGCTGGAGTTCGACGACCTGCATCCGGATTATCTGTATCAGCGGGTACCCCTGTTCAAGAAATTTATCGAGCTGGAAAAACAGCTACTGACACCGGCGGACTTTTCTCGCGCCGCCGATGAAATCCAGCAGTGGCGACCGGAGCTGGCAGCGCTGGACCCATCTGCACACCATACCGCAGGTGGATTGTCGGCACGCTCGATGCTGGATGCGATTCTCTCCGGGCAGGCGTACCAGAAGGAATACCAGTCCAGTGCCACGGGGCAGATCGATCAACTGATCAAAGACATCGTTGCTCCTTATGTGCAGCAAAAACCAGACGTTAACCAGGGCGTATATCTGGAGGCGGTTGCCCAGGCTGCGTCCGAAGCCATGCGCAAGATCATGCATCACAGTGATTTTCGTCAGATAGAGGCAAGCTGGCGAAGCCTGCACCTGTTGCTGCGTCGCCTCGAGGATCACCCCGGCCTGGAGCTTCACCTGATCGATGTCAGCAAGGAAGAGATACTGGCGGACCTGTCCCAGGCAGAAGATGATCTGGAAAAATCCCAGCTGTTCCAGCGTCTGGTCACAGGTGAGGCCGTGGCCGGGGGAGTGCCCTACAACCTGATCCTGGGGGATTTCTTTATCGAGGATCAAGAGCGGGATCTGCATATGCTGATCGATCTGGCCACCATCGCCGAAGCCGCAGGTAGCGCATTGCTGATGGGGGGCGACAGCCGCCTCGCCGGCTGTGCCAGTCTCGCGGGTTCCATGGATCCCGATGACTGGCATTACCCGCTGTCGGAAGAGTTCGCCAGCAGCTGGCAGGCCGTGCGTGAATACGATGCCTGCGCACATATAGCACTGGCTGCTCCCCGTTTTATGTTGCGCCTGCCTTATGGTGCGGATACCGCACGTACTGAGATCTTCAAGTTTGAAGAGCTCACCCCTGAGCTTGGCCACCAGTATTATCTGTGGGGCAATGGCGCCTACCTGCTGGCACTCTCCTTGTGTAGCGAGTTTGTCGCCCGCGGTCAGCCTGCCGTCATCGCCTCCGATATCTACTCCGACCTTCCCCTGCACCTGCGCCGCCTGCCCCAGGGGCAGTGGATGACGCCCTGTGCGGAAGCCCTGATGACAGATGCTGGAGCCACACGTTTTCAATCTGCTGGCCTGTCCACGCTGCGCTCGGTGCAGGGCCGGGATCAGATTGTATTGCCAAAACTACAGTCCCTTGCCGGAACCCCGCTCTGCGGGCCTTGGAGTTGA
- the tagH gene encoding type VI secretion system-associated FHA domain protein TagH — translation MDLILSVVADPEGANMIKHTKLFSSAGGSFGRADSNDWVLPDPQRVVSSRHGEIQFANNQFYLIDQSTNGTYHNQSEDPLGKGNRVALTDGDAIVLGDYRLKVSIRQARAEAGLPDGLGGADFLDSVDRTTFSPAAAAKMQTAQEAKQLDSWLDPTAGNAGGNMGAGGGASSNPSGEWGYLTGAPCGESMDGFLGQEAPSDPLEMLNVPGAGIVPPVASADHWGGDDDWWKEGSAADHAPVHSHAMQFSVQQSGQSALQSPPLAPPQPNSMTGSAQHQSFGTVAETPQPSVTPAPTTNNPFADSLSALVSEQVQGAPGFDTPAAPESELLVAPAVAPSTDAPVTPSTAAGFAGASQQFAPVPTPSQSAQPQPQGSIQGNMLAERLGLNLRAEQLQHLDQQSAEIIEETVSRLIDLLRARTSIKNELRVQRTMIQTEANNPLKFSASAADALAAMFAGNGAFLQPVDAVRDSFDDLSDHQVAVLSGMRAGYDAMLRFFSPEYIERRNGAQGGVFSSKGARNWDNFVEMYRQLISDPEACYRRLFGDEFAATYESQLSELKNARSFGKGQ, via the coding sequence ATGGATTTAATCCTCTCTGTGGTTGCCGATCCGGAAGGCGCCAACATGATCAAGCACACCAAGTTGTTCAGCAGCGCCGGAGGCAGCTTTGGACGCGCCGATAGTAATGATTGGGTCCTACCGGATCCCCAGCGTGTGGTTTCATCGCGTCACGGTGAGATCCAGTTTGCGAACAACCAGTTTTACCTGATCGATCAGAGTACCAATGGGACCTATCACAATCAGTCAGAGGATCCACTGGGCAAGGGCAACCGTGTTGCCCTGACGGATGGCGATGCAATTGTCCTCGGAGACTACCGGCTGAAAGTCAGTATTCGCCAGGCCAGGGCCGAAGCAGGATTGCCCGATGGCCTGGGTGGGGCTGATTTCCTCGACAGCGTGGACCGAACCACATTCAGCCCGGCGGCAGCGGCAAAAATGCAAACCGCCCAGGAAGCAAAGCAGTTGGATAGCTGGCTGGATCCCACTGCAGGCAATGCCGGGGGGAATATGGGAGCAGGTGGGGGCGCTAGCAGCAATCCGAGTGGCGAATGGGGATACCTGACCGGTGCGCCGTGCGGCGAGTCGATGGACGGCTTTCTCGGTCAGGAAGCACCCAGTGATCCACTGGAAATGCTGAATGTTCCTGGTGCGGGTATTGTGCCGCCCGTGGCGTCCGCTGATCATTGGGGAGGCGATGACGACTGGTGGAAAGAGGGTAGCGCCGCAGATCACGCACCCGTGCATAGCCACGCGATGCAGTTTTCGGTACAGCAGTCGGGTCAGTCTGCGCTGCAGAGTCCTCCGCTGGCGCCCCCGCAACCCAATTCGATGACGGGGAGCGCGCAGCATCAATCTTTTGGCACCGTAGCCGAGACTCCGCAGCCGTCGGTTACCCCGGCGCCCACCACCAACAATCCCTTCGCCGATTCACTCTCTGCACTGGTGAGTGAGCAGGTGCAGGGTGCGCCGGGTTTTGATACACCCGCAGCGCCCGAATCCGAGCTGCTGGTTGCCCCAGCTGTCGCCCCGTCCACTGACGCCCCTGTTACCCCATCGACCGCCGCTGGATTCGCCGGTGCTTCACAGCAATTTGCGCCTGTCCCGACGCCATCCCAGAGTGCGCAGCCGCAGCCGCAAGGCTCGATTCAAGGGAACATGCTGGCAGAAAGGCTCGGTCTCAATTTGCGTGCGGAGCAGCTACAGCATCTGGATCAGCAGTCCGCGGAGATTATCGAGGAAACCGTGTCGCGACTGATCGACCTGTTACGCGCACGCACCAGCATAAAAAACGAATTGCGCGTGCAGCGCACCATGATACAGACCGAGGCGAACAATCCACTCAAGTTCAGTGCCAGTGCGGCCGATGCGCTGGCCGCGATGTTTGCAGGTAACGGTGCATTCCTGCAGCCGGTAGACGCAGTGCGCGACAGTTTTGATGACCTGTCGGATCATCAGGTGGCAGTGCTTTCCGGAATGCGCGCCGGCTACGATGCGATGTTGCGTTTTTTCAGCCCGGAATATATCGAGCGGCGCAATGGTGCTCAGGGCGGTGTCTTCTCCAGTAAGGGCGCACGTAACTGGGACAATTTTGTAGAGATGTACCGGCAGCTGATCAGCGACCCGGAAGCCTGCTACCGACGTCTGTTTGGTGATGAATTTGCTGCTACGTACGAAAGCCAGTTATCCGAACTCAAGAACGCGCGCAGTTTTGGCAAAGGCCAATGA
- the tssJ gene encoding type VI secretion system lipoprotein TssJ, with protein MESKKIVQLLVVIALVMGLVACQTTRRTLNLDTSIALAVEIENDVNPDSDGRSSPVVVRVFMLADDRQFSREDFLNLYENAESRLGKDLIDTVVLKEFAPGEQRVEQLALTPEVRYIGLLAEFVQYQDADALMLLPIIDHRKNEYAITLEGTRMASTEALDMRRRAARGESKKDNTVTISSAEYERLRKLQQSGK; from the coding sequence GTGGAAAGTAAAAAGATAGTTCAACTACTGGTTGTGATCGCGCTGGTCATGGGGCTCGTGGCCTGTCAGACCACCCGCCGCACATTGAACCTGGATACCAGCATTGCGCTGGCGGTTGAGATCGAAAATGACGTAAATCCGGATAGCGATGGACGTTCCTCACCGGTAGTCGTACGGGTATTCATGCTTGCCGATGATCGCCAGTTTTCCCGTGAAGACTTTCTCAACTTGTATGAAAACGCCGAATCCCGTCTCGGCAAGGACCTGATTGACACAGTCGTTCTCAAGGAGTTCGCTCCGGGAGAGCAGCGGGTCGAACAGCTGGCACTGACTCCAGAAGTTAGATATATCGGCCTGTTGGCGGAGTTTGTCCAGTATCAGGATGCCGATGCGCTGATGTTGTTGCCAATTATCGATCACAGAAAGAATGAATATGCGATCACACTTGAGGGTACGCGCATGGCTTCTACAGAAGCCCTTGATATGCGTCGTCGTGCTGCCCGTGGTGAATCGAAAAAAGACAACACGGTAACCATTTCGAGCGCAGAGTATGAGCGACTGCGTAAGCTGCAGCAGTCCGGAAAGTAA
- the tssK gene encoding type VI secretion system baseplate subunit TssK — protein MSANNKVIWSEGMFLRPQHFQQQDRYLEQLVEARTGALGPYTWGLLELAIDSEPLAMGKISLSRISGIFPDGTPVLAPENENLPDVLDVPVNTRDETVYLCVPMKRPGSQESVRDQEDFPQARYQAANFDARNSASTSGEAARIQVGKLRACLKLGSEDLSGYAAIGITRIRERQPEKPVELDPDYIPPLLNVDASPVIKAYIEEVKGLLDHRGTALGHRLADSGRSGSAEIADYLLLQVINRVEPLLKQITGQPRLHPHSLFLELLQLAGELSTFTAANKRPPEIPRYMHENLQQSYVGLFSALRQSLSTVLEQTAIAMELVQRKFGIYVAPVTDPSLIKTASFVMAAKADMPGDLLRSRFPSQAKVAPVEAIRELISAQLPGLSIRALPVAPRQIPYHAGFTYFELERTGELWQAMQRSGGFAVHLGAEFPGLTMELWAIRNN, from the coding sequence ATGTCGGCGAATAATAAGGTTATCTGGAGCGAGGGAATGTTCCTTCGTCCACAGCACTTCCAGCAACAGGACCGCTATCTGGAACAGCTGGTCGAGGCCCGCACGGGTGCCCTGGGCCCCTATACGTGGGGGCTGCTGGAACTGGCCATCGACAGTGAGCCGCTGGCCATGGGAAAAATTTCTCTATCCCGAATTAGTGGCATTTTTCCCGATGGCACCCCGGTGTTGGCGCCGGAGAATGAAAACCTGCCGGATGTGCTGGATGTGCCGGTTAATACCCGGGATGAAACTGTCTACCTGTGTGTGCCGATGAAGCGCCCGGGAAGCCAGGAGTCGGTCAGGGATCAGGAAGATTTCCCCCAGGCACGCTATCAGGCCGCCAACTTCGACGCGCGTAACAGCGCCTCCACTTCTGGCGAGGCGGCACGGATTCAGGTGGGCAAACTGCGGGCCTGCCTGAAGCTCGGCAGCGAGGATCTCAGCGGCTATGCGGCAATCGGTATTACCCGTATTCGCGAGCGGCAGCCGGAAAAGCCGGTTGAACTGGATCCCGATTACATCCCGCCGCTGTTAAACGTTGATGCCTCTCCGGTAATCAAAGCGTATATCGAAGAAGTGAAGGGCTTACTGGATCATCGTGGTACAGCACTGGGTCATCGTTTGGCAGACAGCGGTCGCAGTGGCTCTGCCGAGATCGCAGATTATCTTTTACTGCAGGTTATCAACCGTGTTGAGCCTTTGCTTAAGCAGATCACCGGACAGCCCCGGCTGCATCCGCACAGTCTGTTTCTGGAGCTGTTGCAGCTCGCTGGCGAGCTCTCCACATTTACCGCCGCCAACAAGCGGCCGCCGGAAATCCCGCGTTATATGCACGAAAACCTGCAGCAGAGTTATGTGGGATTATTTTCCGCATTGCGACAATCCCTTTCCACGGTCCTCGAGCAGACCGCCATCGCCATGGAGCTGGTGCAACGTAAGTTCGGGATATATGTGGCGCCGGTAACGGATCCGTCTCTGATCAAAACCGCAAGCTTTGTGATGGCGGCAAAGGCGGATATGCCTGGAGACCTGCTGCGCAGCCGGTTTCCCAGTCAGGCAAAAGTCGCGCCGGTGGAGGCAATCCGCGAACTCATTTCCGCGCAGTTGCCGGGCCTGTCTATTCGTGCACTACCGGTCGCGCCGCGGCAGATTCCTTACCATGCTGGCTTTACCTATTTCGAACTCGAGCGGACGGGCGAGCTATGGCAGGCAATGCAGCGCTCCGGTGGGTTCGCGGTACATCTGGGAGCAGAGTTCCCCGGCCTTACTATGGAACTGTGGGCAATAAGGAATAACTGA
- the icmH gene encoding type IVB secretion system protein IcmH/DotU, which produces MIPTPGAAAPAGRQPPQPQQPTAPDIALGEVRIRNSLNPLISAASKLLGAIIKLRSTMNHTNVPDLHKRLTREIQSFEREARQLSLSQETVLTARYLLCTVVDEVVLSTPWGTASGWSQHSLLSLFHKETFGGEKCFLILQRTLETPGSHIELLELFYLCLSLGFQGKYRLVQRGHEQLEQIRDNLYRTIESHRPAMDRDLSPRWQGCVDRKTRLIHYVPLWVIACVVLGVLVATFSGYRWWLYQSATPVAEEIQALMPELQDNIAQPR; this is translated from the coding sequence ATGATCCCAACTCCAGGAGCGGCCGCGCCCGCGGGTAGACAGCCGCCCCAGCCACAGCAGCCCACGGCCCCCGACATAGCCCTTGGAGAAGTGCGTATACGCAACAGTCTGAATCCGCTGATCTCGGCGGCTTCCAAGTTGCTCGGGGCTATCATCAAGCTCCGTAGCACGATGAACCACACGAATGTGCCGGACCTGCACAAGCGGCTGACTCGCGAAATTCAGAGCTTCGAGCGCGAGGCCAGACAGCTATCCCTCTCCCAGGAAACGGTGCTGACCGCACGATATCTACTGTGCACGGTGGTGGACGAAGTAGTGCTGTCCACTCCCTGGGGTACCGCAAGCGGCTGGAGCCAGCACTCGCTGTTAAGCCTGTTCCACAAAGAAACCTTCGGTGGTGAGAAATGCTTTCTGATCCTGCAGCGCACCCTGGAAACACCGGGATCGCATATTGAACTGCTGGAACTTTTTTACCTGTGTCTCAGCCTTGGCTTCCAAGGCAAGTATCGCCTGGTACAGAGAGGCCATGAACAGCTGGAACAGATCCGTGACAATTTGTACCGCACTATTGAAAGCCATCGTCCGGCTATGGACCGCGATCTTTCCCCTCGCTGGCAGGGTTGTGTGGATCGCAAGACAAGACTGATCCATTACGTACCGCTTTGGGTTATTGCCTGTGTGGTGCTCGGCGTTTTGGTAGCCACGTTCAGCGGGTACCGCTGGTGGCTGTATCAGAGCGCAACGCCGGTAGCGGAAGAAATACAGGCACTGATGCCTGAATTGCAGGACAACATTGCGCAGCCGCGCTAG
- the tssM gene encoding type VI secretion system membrane subunit TssM: MKRLAIFFTNKWVLGLIGLCALSLLIWFGADYIKFGSDNATLPSGARLTIIVFIFAIWLVWNLSQWLVERRQNQALIQGIEESQEEVDPDEERSREELNALSERFRDAMQVLRKARFKSQRGNVSLYQLPWYIIIGPPGSGKTTALVNSGLEFPLAQSHGKEALGGVGGTRNCDWWFTNDAVLIDTAGRYTTQDSHRVYDNNAWKAFLNLLQRYRRRRPINGVLVAISLQDLMVQTTEQRVHQAKTIRARINDLQQQLGIRFPIYLTFTKCDLVAGFSEYFDNLSQAEREQVWGISFPEEAHAGAGAPLDDFASEFQALIQRLNQRVLWRVHQERNVEKRALLQGFPARMESLQNVLSDFVRQAFSANRYDTVPMVRGVYFTSGTQEGSPIDRMMASVSSDFGLEREVAQRFQGVGKSYFLHRLLKDVIFPEAELVGVNRKVERVTRWLRGSVYVASAAAFVGAIFLWTGSIAQNHRYMGEVRSNIAFYEEAKIRLGSRKLSPSQTLELLAPLNAASRVYQKEDHPWLNNLGLYDERVDAAADRLYRQQLALTFLPALQRSLEQRLLMLDSADPALPQTLKTYLMLFNPDRRSLEDLTAYFSDDWSQTLSGEAGKQEQMMTHLQRLFSSPLPEDLEPNERAIATARQQLRRIPVPQRLYAQMLRSDLGQTQIDLYGEVGGDTVQLFGVDPGDSRFHIPYLYTKAGYKELNFDADSPLLDQLADERWIYGGELSGEDFNEDDRKRLGEDVKRIYLGEYQQRWQQFVSGFPIQRFQSTSQALDILSKLSDPVYSPLLAIVEITSDNTLLTPRPEVPLDASGVPLPVSSTTRRLSTAAVSGAASKLADKFQPTVVDLRFEPLQRLTRSEKSRPARVQDYLSSITQLQAYLAEIDSGVDTDEVAFNKARARFNGAGDAIKQLRVKAANAPAPFDQWLEEIADSTWGLVMAKAKRHIDRVWREQVYSVYSRSLADRFPLRASGSQEAPVMAFNKYFKPGGIEQQFIQEYLKPFVDTRNWRLKALEGQTLGISSGALHQMERAERIRKTLFSQGEQAGYSFRIEPTKLDSGVRLFSLELGNQRVPYSHGPRTRSKLDWRGGETNRVRILFEDLNETVHRQHFEGDWAWYRLLLNSELESSRNGSEHLVTFRESGRSAQFKLSASGVSNPFDQGLLGGYRCPQVL, translated from the coding sequence ATGAAACGACTGGCGATTTTTTTCACCAATAAATGGGTGCTGGGCCTGATTGGCCTGTGTGCGCTCTCGCTTTTAATCTGGTTTGGTGCCGATTACATAAAATTCGGCAGTGATAATGCCACCCTGCCTTCAGGTGCGCGTCTCACCATCATCGTATTTATCTTTGCAATCTGGCTGGTGTGGAACCTGAGCCAGTGGCTGGTGGAGCGCCGACAGAACCAAGCGTTGATTCAAGGTATTGAAGAATCGCAGGAAGAAGTGGATCCCGACGAGGAACGAAGCCGCGAAGAGCTGAATGCTTTGTCGGAACGTTTTCGTGACGCCATGCAGGTCCTGCGCAAGGCACGGTTTAAATCCCAGCGTGGCAATGTTTCACTCTATCAGTTGCCCTGGTACATCATTATCGGCCCGCCTGGGTCCGGTAAAACCACTGCACTGGTCAATTCTGGCCTGGAATTTCCGCTCGCACAAAGCCACGGCAAAGAGGCGCTCGGGGGTGTAGGCGGCACTCGGAATTGTGATTGGTGGTTCACCAATGATGCGGTATTGATTGATACCGCCGGTCGCTATACTACGCAGGACAGTCACCGGGTATATGATAATAATGCTTGGAAAGCCTTTCTGAACCTGTTGCAGCGCTACCGCCGTCGCCGTCCGATTAATGGGGTGCTGGTCGCGATTAGCCTGCAGGACCTGATGGTGCAGACCACCGAGCAACGCGTACATCAGGCCAAGACAATCCGCGCGCGTATTAATGATCTCCAGCAGCAATTGGGGATTCGCTTCCCGATTTACCTCACCTTCACCAAGTGCGACCTCGTTGCAGGCTTCAGCGAATATTTCGATAACCTTTCCCAGGCTGAGCGGGAGCAGGTGTGGGGTATCAGCTTCCCAGAAGAGGCACATGCGGGGGCGGGAGCACCGCTCGATGACTTTGCTAGCGAGTTCCAGGCCTTGATCCAACGGCTCAATCAGAGGGTCCTTTGGCGTGTACATCAGGAGCGGAATGTCGAGAAGCGCGCTCTGTTACAGGGATTCCCTGCGCGCATGGAGAGCCTGCAAAACGTACTGTCCGATTTTGTGAGGCAGGCGTTCAGTGCCAATCGCTACGACACGGTGCCCATGGTACGCGGCGTGTACTTTACCAGTGGCACACAGGAGGGAAGCCCGATTGACCGGATGATGGCCTCGGTGAGTTCCGACTTCGGTCTCGAACGGGAAGTGGCGCAGCGATTCCAGGGGGTAGGCAAGAGCTACTTCCTGCATCGTCTGTTAAAAGATGTGATATTCCCGGAAGCCGAACTGGTCGGTGTGAATCGCAAGGTTGAGCGCGTTACCCGTTGGCTGCGCGGTTCCGTCTATGTAGCGTCCGCTGCGGCTTTTGTCGGCGCTATATTCCTGTGGACTGGGAGCATCGCGCAGAACCATCGTTATATGGGAGAAGTCCGCAGCAATATCGCGTTTTACGAAGAAGCCAAGATAAGACTGGGCAGCCGTAAACTCTCTCCCTCGCAAACCCTCGAGTTGCTCGCGCCGCTGAACGCCGCATCGCGCGTATATCAGAAAGAAGACCATCCCTGGCTCAACAATCTCGGTCTGTACGATGAGAGGGTCGATGCTGCGGCGGACCGCCTCTACCGCCAGCAGCTAGCACTGACGTTTCTGCCGGCCCTGCAGCGTTCCCTGGAGCAGCGACTGTTAATGCTCGACAGCGCGGATCCAGCACTACCGCAAACACTAAAGACCTATTTGATGTTGTTTAATCCAGATAGGCGCAGCCTCGAAGATCTAACGGCATATTTCAGCGATGATTGGTCACAGACTCTGTCGGGCGAGGCAGGTAAGCAAGAGCAGATGATGACCCATCTGCAGCGGCTTTTTTCTTCACCGCTGCCGGAGGATCTTGAGCCCAATGAACGGGCCATTGCAACGGCTCGGCAGCAACTGCGCCGTATCCCGGTACCGCAGCGCCTGTACGCACAGATGTTGCGCAGCGATCTGGGGCAGACACAGATCGACCTCTACGGGGAAGTGGGTGGAGATACCGTACAACTGTTTGGCGTCGATCCTGGTGATAGCCGCTTCCATATTCCTTACCTGTATACCAAGGCTGGATATAAGGAGCTGAACTTCGATGCCGATTCACCGCTACTGGATCAGCTGGCAGACGAACGCTGGATATATGGTGGGGAGCTCAGTGGGGAAGATTTCAATGAAGATGACCGCAAGCGGCTTGGAGAGGACGTGAAGCGAATCTATCTCGGCGAATATCAACAGCGCTGGCAGCAGTTCGTATCGGGGTTCCCGATCCAGCGGTTCCAGTCCACCTCACAAGCACTGGATATCTTGTCAAAACTTTCCGACCCTGTGTACTCGCCCCTGCTTGCCATTGTTGAAATCACTTCAGACAACACATTACTGACCCCCCGACCTGAAGTGCCGTTGGACGCGAGTGGCGTACCGCTTCCGGTTTCCAGCACCACCCGTCGCCTCAGCACCGCGGCTGTCAGTGGTGCAGCTAGCAAACTGGCGGATAAATTTCAGCCGACCGTGGTCGACCTTCGGTTTGAGCCGCTGCAAAGGCTGACCCGCAGCGAAAAAAGCCGACCGGCCCGCGTACAGGATTATCTTTCCAGCATCACCCAGCTACAGGCCTATCTGGCGGAGATTGACAGTGGTGTGGATACCGATGAAGTGGCTTTCAACAAGGCCAGGGCTCGCTTCAATGGCGCCGGAGATGCAATCAAGCAATTGCGAGTGAAGGCCGCCAATGCTCCAGCACCGTTTGACCAGTGGCTGGAGGAGATTGCAGACAGCACCTGGGGGTTGGTGATGGCCAAAGCCAAACGTCACATCGATCGCGTATGGCGAGAGCAAGTATACAGTGTGTATAGCCGTAGCCTCGCGGACCGTTTCCCTCTGCGGGCCAGCGGCAGCCAGGAGGCGCCGGTAATGGCGTTCAACAAGTACTTCAAGCCCGGCGGTATCGAGCAGCAGTTCATACAGGAGTACCTGAAGCCGTTTGTAGATACCCGCAACTGGAGACTTAAGGCCCTGGAAGGCCAGACATTGGGCATTTCCAGTGGTGCACTGCACCAAATGGAGCGCGCGGAGCGTATCCGGAAAACCCTGTTCAGTCAGGGTGAGCAGGCCGGGTACAGTTTCCGCATAGAGCCAACCAAGCTGGATTCGGGTGTGCGACTTTTTTCCCTGGAGCTTGGCAATCAGCGAGTTCCCTATTCACACGGTCCGCGCACGCGCTCCAAACTGGATTGGCGCGGCGGGGAAACGAACCGGGTACGGATTCTGTTTGAGGACCTGAACGAAACGGTACATCGGCAACATTTCGAAGGCGACTGGGCCTGGTACCGATTACTACTGAATTCAGAACTGGAGTCTTCACGCAATGGGTCTGAGCATCTGGTTACTTTCCGAGAATCCGGACGTTCGGCCCAGTTCAAACTTTCTGCATCCGGCGTGAGTAATCCATTCGATCAAGGCTTGCTGGGCGGATATCGCTGTCCGCAAGTACTGTAG
- the tagF gene encoding type VI secretion system-associated protein TagF, translating to MSHRGIFGKLPGHGDFIQRELPASFVTPWDEWLQRAVHGSRELVGDRWLDYYLTSPIWLFAMSPGVLDRQGWIGILVPSVDSVGRYFPVTLAAPLENGSNPFAVLVEAEEWYEQASTLAIEALQHALSADQVLERFPPPPRIPGNAINVDREADLFTLSGASRISQHYPTMLEILMKEKHNSYSLWWCEGSQHLAPSSLLSPGLPDPLSYSRMLGAPKYHW from the coding sequence ATGTCACACAGAGGGATCTTTGGGAAGCTTCCGGGGCACGGCGACTTTATTCAGCGGGAGTTGCCAGCAAGCTTTGTTACGCCCTGGGATGAATGGCTGCAGCGCGCGGTGCACGGCTCCCGAGAACTGGTCGGTGACCGCTGGCTGGATTATTACCTGACTAGCCCAATCTGGCTCTTTGCAATGAGCCCCGGTGTGCTCGACCGACAGGGCTGGATAGGAATACTGGTGCCGAGTGTAGACAGTGTGGGGCGCTACTTTCCTGTCACACTTGCCGCGCCATTGGAAAATGGATCAAATCCATTCGCTGTGCTGGTTGAAGCCGAGGAGTGGTATGAGCAGGCCTCCACACTGGCGATTGAGGCGCTGCAGCATGCACTTTCTGCGGATCAGGTGCTGGAGCGATTTCCCCCGCCACCGCGGATTCCAGGCAATGCGATTAATGTAGACAGAGAAGCCGATTTGTTCACACTCAGTGGTGCCTCGCGAATTTCACAGCATTATCCGACAATGCTCGAAATTCTTATGAAGGAAAAACATAACAGTTATAGCCTCTGGTGGTGTGAAGGTTCGCAGCACCTCGCCCCGAGTTCACTATTGAGTCCGGGATTGCCTGATCCGCTAAGTTATAGCCGAATGCTTGGCGCGCCGAAATATCACTGGTGA